In Phoenix dactylifera cultivar Barhee BC4 chromosome 11, palm_55x_up_171113_PBpolish2nd_filt_p, whole genome shotgun sequence, the following are encoded in one genomic region:
- the LOC103709527 gene encoding RING-H2 finger protein ATL39-like, translating to MSNVPPAGFFDAEETQSRYDFKTQFLTTVLLCLVFVAALVVFLHFCGWYVLGHRRRLPAPRTSIVSLFRVGPATAPKPGLDPSAIAALPTVPYRRTINGENDGSDAECIICLIVIEEGERVRLLPSCRHVFHVTCIDMWLSFTSTCPVCRAVVEPAPTAVTVEPAPPAVTVEIGESSASQPGTLELSGGGGGSESTSGSKEARRPQGERLDVIAV from the coding sequence ATGTCCAACGTCCCACCGGCTGGATTCTTCGACGCCGAAGAAACCCAATCGAGATACGACTTCAAGACCCAGTTTCTGACCACGGTCCTCCTCTGCCTCGTCTTCGTCGCCGCCCTCGTCGTCTTCCTCCACTTCTGCGGTTGGTACGTCCTcggccaccgccgccgcctccccgcCCCGCGCACCTCTATTGTCAGCCTTTTCCGTGTCGGGCCCGCCACTGCTCCGAAGCCCGGCCTCGATCCCTCGGCCATCGCTGCACTACCGACGGTTCCTTACCGAAGAACTATCAATGGCGAAAACGACGGGAGCGATGCTGAGTGCATAATTTGCTTGATTGTGATAGAAGAAGGCGAGAGAGTCCGGCTGCTGCCAAGCTGCAGGCATGTCTTCCATGTCACCTGCATCGACATGTGGTTGAGTTTTACTTCTACATGTCCCGTTTGCCGGGCCGTGGTGGAGCCAGCACCGACGGCGGTCACGGTGGAGCCAGCACCGCCGGCGGTCACGGTGGAGATTGGCGAGTCATCAGCCTCACAACCGGGGACGTTAGAGTTAtcgggtggtggtggtggttccGAGAGCACATCAGGGTCGAAGGAAGCTAGGAGACCTCAAGGAGAGCGGCTCGATGTCATCGCGGTTTAG